One segment of Argiope bruennichi chromosome 11, qqArgBrue1.1, whole genome shotgun sequence DNA contains the following:
- the LOC129956784 gene encoding uncharacterized protein LOC129956784 has product MVVLYFGRLIHSERRRMSDHCTVYQAELIGLKLALELCLTLTTTRVVNIYSDSRSSLQSLADPSNTHPLVVEVRKLCRKAKAERRVHLHWVKAHVGYLGNELADAEAKAASELENVDIEYLMSHKSLKTELNVLRVQAWQDRWDLSEKGRTTSLLLPLVNTRRHLLGDVVELLSGHGRFPAYLYRFGIVDDDLCSCGEVGDGDHYLLRCQLKRSVRARLRFDPNNRSTIVSKYNLSILCQMARQVRTFLPSISR; this is encoded by the coding sequence ATGGTGGTGCTGTATTTTGGGCGGCTAATCCACTCCGAGAGGAGACGGATGAGTGACCATTGTACGGTCTACCAAGCTGAGCTGATCGGTCTCAAGCTAGCCCTAGAGTTATGCCTCACCCTGACCACTACCAGGGTGGTGAACATCTATTCAGACTCTAGATCGTCCCTACAATCGCTAGCAGACCCATCTAACACCCACCCACTTGTAGTGGAAGTCAGAAAACTTTGCCGGAAAGCGAAAGCGGAGAGAAGAGTGCACTTGCACTGGGTGAAAGCACACGTCGGTTATCTCGGAAATGAGCTGGCCGACGCAGAGGCTAAAGCTGCTTCAGAGTTAGAGAATGTGGACATCGAATATCTAATGTCCCACAAAAGCTTAAAAACAGAGCTCAATGTGCTGAGGGTTCAGGCGTGGCAGGACAGGTGGGATCTGTCAGAGAAAGGCAGAACGACTTCCCTACTCTTACCCCTGGTGAACACGAGACGCCACTTATTGGGGGACGTAGTGGAACTGCTAAGTGGGCATGGCAGATTTCCGGCTTATCTTTATAGGTTCGGAATTGTAGATGATGATCTCTGCTCGTGCGGAGAGGTCGGGGATGGCGACCACTACTTGCTGAGATGTCAGCTCAAAAGAAGTGTTAGGGCACGGCTCCGATTTGACCCCAATAATCGCTCCACAATTGTAAGCAAATATAACTTGTCGATTCTCTGTCAAATGGCCCGGCAAGTTAGGACCTTCCTGCCAAGCATTTCTAGGTAA